One window of Terriglobales bacterium genomic DNA carries:
- a CDS encoding ABC transporter permease, which translates to MRSNPLATSGLALVIAFVLCALLAPWIAPHDPAFIELPARLAAPSSAHWLGTDELGRDILSRLLYGARISLLVGGSVVAASLFLGLIFGSLAGYYGGLLDRFFTVIIMNAFLAFPGFLLAIAFVAFLGPGLFNLILALSIGGWVGYARLVRAQVLATREREFVEAARALGASDWRIITRHILPNIIQPVIVQAAIGMAGAVLAEATMSFLGLGVPPPTVSWGSMLNDGRAHLFDAPHLVLFPAAAIMLTVLAFNFIGDGLRDYLDPRSRIEVGL; encoded by the coding sequence TTGCGCTCCAATCCGCTGGCCACCTCCGGCCTCGCGCTGGTGATTGCGTTCGTTCTGTGCGCGCTGCTGGCGCCCTGGATCGCGCCCCATGACCCGGCGTTCATCGAGCTGCCGGCGCGGCTGGCCGCGCCCTCGTCCGCGCACTGGCTGGGGACGGACGAGCTCGGCCGCGACATCCTCTCCCGCCTGCTCTACGGCGCGCGCATCTCGCTGCTGGTCGGAGGCAGCGTGGTCGCGGCCTCGCTCTTCCTCGGCCTCATCTTCGGCTCGCTCGCCGGATACTACGGCGGCCTGCTCGACCGCTTCTTCACCGTCATCATCATGAATGCTTTCCTTGCCTTTCCCGGATTCCTGCTGGCCATCGCCTTCGTGGCCTTCCTGGGACCGGGGCTGTTCAACCTCATCCTGGCGCTCTCTATCGGCGGGTGGGTGGGCTATGCCCGGCTGGTGCGGGCGCAGGTGCTGGCCACCCGCGAGCGCGAGTTCGTGGAAGCGGCCCGCGCCCTGGGCGCCAGCGACTGGCGGATAATCACCCGCCACATCCTGCCCAACATCATCCAGCCGGTGATTGTGCAGGCGGCTATCGGCATGGCGGGCGCGGTGCTGGCCGAGGCCACTATGAGTTTCCTGGGTCTGGGCGTGCCGCCGCCGACGGTGAGCTGGGGCTCCATGCTCAACGACGGCCGCGCCCACCTGTTCGACGCGCCCCACCTGGTGTTGTTTCCTGCCGCCGCCATCATGCTCACCGTGCTGGCCTTCAACTTCATCGGCGACGGGCTGCGGGATTATCTCGACCCGCGATCGCGCATCGAGGTTGGGCTCTAG